The following DNA comes from Anopheles arabiensis isolate DONGOLA chromosome 3, AaraD3, whole genome shotgun sequence.
ACACTCTCGCTTCGGATCGTACTCGATGATGTTCTGAAACCGATGTCCCCACAGAATCTCCACCGGTATGTAGGAGGTGCGGGCCTGCGTGCTCTGCCCCGTAGTCATCGTACTGCCCGTCATTGTGATCACGATTTCGAACCGCCGGTCAAGCAGATCCGCCGCCGAAGTGTCGTACAGCGGGCTGTACCGATCGATCACGTGACAGACGGTAATGGGCCACAGGGGTAAGACACGCCCGTTGTTTTGCAGTCGGAGGCGTGTTTCGTAGCGTTCGATCACGTTCGAACCGGCGTGGCGCTTTGGTTCGAGCATGGTGGCCGTTATTTGCGTCCCTATcacgtgctgctgcttgtggtcacacacacgaaacacgAGGCACAACCGACCGTCGCGCATACAGATCACGGCCCGCTTGCTAAACTTCATCTCACACGATCGCTTCGGAAGGCGAATCATTTTCGCGTACACAACACCCACCATCGCGCCTCCGATCACGAGTCCGAAGACGATCTGTATTAGCAGTAGAAAGAACGCTTCCGGACACTCCTCGGTTGGGACGATCACACCGTACCCGGTGGACACCTGCGTTTCCACACTGAACAGGAGAAAGCCTGTGAAGCTGGTCGTTCCTTCGACGCACGGTTTATTACCATCGCCGAGCCGTTCGCCCGTGGTGGGATCCTTGAGCAGGTCACCGTGCGCGTACGCGATTAGATACCACAGGACCGCGAAGAAGATCCAACTCGCAACGAAGCTCAGCACAAACAGCATCAGCGTGTAGCGCCATTGTTCGTCCACCTTCGGGGAGAAAGAAGATTGAGAAATCATTATTACaccactgcagcagcagtgaaTCCCCCTTGCATGTTCGTACCAACGTGGTGGCAATGTCGCGCACGTATCGAAGCGACCGTTGCGGCAGATGGGCCAGATGAACGTTTCCTTCGCCCTTTTTGTTGATGACACGTCGTGCCTTTATTGCTCTGGTTCCTTGATGCTGAGGATCTCGTCGCATCCGAAGACTCTGCAGACTGCGGGCACTTCGTATCGTGATTGGAAACTTTGGTTCCGTGTCTGTAGATTAGATTGATTTAGGAGTCGAAAAGATCGTTCGTTTAAGTGGCACATGAAGCTACAACACCGCACACACCTGTTTCCGCATTGAGCATCGATGCAGGCT
Coding sequences within:
- the LOC120902880 gene encoding ATP-sensitive inward rectifier potassium channel 11-like isoform X3; protein product: MLNAETDTEPKFPITIRSARSLQSLRMRRDPQHQGTRAIKARRVINKKGEGNVHLAHLPQRSLRYVRDIATTLVDEQWRYTLMLFVLSFVASWIFFAVLWYLIAYAHGDLLKDPTTGERLGDGNKPCVEGTTSFTGFLLFSVETQVSTGYGVIVPTEECPEAFFLLLIQIVFGLVIGGAMVGVVYAKMIRLPKRSCEMKFSKRAVICMRDGRLCLVFRVCDHKQQHVIGTQITATMLEPKRHAGSNVIERYETRLRLQNNGRVLPLWPITVCHVIDRYSPLYDTSAADLLDRRFEIVITMTGSTMTTGQSTQARTSYIPVEILWGHRFQNIIEYDPKRECYVAMNEQLDLLEEVDTPLCSARQLEEVFDELQNEHHRGADDYPSADDDSRLGASFRSKIHSRLRSNPSSFVRFNEIYSEAEEEDEEEQTMENGKQMYDDLPKNSQPVAVPIEDGTLIEPPVSVDAANRNDSKETTAT
- the LOC120902880 gene encoding ATP-sensitive inward rectifier potassium channel 11-like isoform X1; translated protein: MSLDSLDSLTGSPYSARKNWLKAQEHQQHIEYRFSRPIKIVDYDKERYSWSAPGSPYHIRRPAFDRNRLWIEDDTSSESEIDRKQHHIINDLGTEDAFSNSDQPASMLNAETDTEPKFPITIRSARSLQSLRMRRDPQHQGTRAIKARRVINKKGEGNVHLAHLPQRSLRYVRDIATTLVDEQWRYTLMLFVLSFVASWIFFAVLWYLIAYAHGDLLKDPTTGERLGDGNKPCVEGTTSFTGFLLFSVETQVSTGYGVIVPTEECPEAFFLLLIQIVFGLVIGGAMVGVVYAKMIRLPKRSCEMKFSKRAVICMRDGRLCLVFRVCDHKQQHVIGTQITATMLEPKRHAGSNVIERYETRLRLQNNGRVLPLWPITVCHVIDRYSPLYDTSAADLLDRRFEIVITMTGSTMTTGQSTQARTSYIPVEILWGHRFQNIIEYDPKRECYVAMNEQLDLLEEVDTPLCSARQLEEVFDELQNEHHRGADDYPSADDDSRLGASFRSKIHSRLRSNPSSFVRFNEIYSEAEEEDEEEQTMENGKQMYDDLPKNSQPVAVPIEDGTLIEPPVSVDAANRNDSKETTAT
- the LOC120902880 gene encoding ATP-sensitive inward rectifier potassium channel 11-like isoform X2, whose translation is MSLDLDSLTGSPYSARKNWLKAQEHQQHIEYRFSRPIKIVDYDKERYSWSAPGSPYHIRRPAFDRNRLWIEDDTSSESEIDRKQHHIINDLGTEDAFSNSDQPASMLNAETDTEPKFPITIRSARSLQSLRMRRDPQHQGTRAIKARRVINKKGEGNVHLAHLPQRSLRYVRDIATTLVDEQWRYTLMLFVLSFVASWIFFAVLWYLIAYAHGDLLKDPTTGERLGDGNKPCVEGTTSFTGFLLFSVETQVSTGYGVIVPTEECPEAFFLLLIQIVFGLVIGGAMVGVVYAKMIRLPKRSCEMKFSKRAVICMRDGRLCLVFRVCDHKQQHVIGTQITATMLEPKRHAGSNVIERYETRLRLQNNGRVLPLWPITVCHVIDRYSPLYDTSAADLLDRRFEIVITMTGSTMTTGQSTQARTSYIPVEILWGHRFQNIIEYDPKRECYVAMNEQLDLLEEVDTPLCSARQLEEVFDELQNEHHRGADDYPSADDDSRLGASFRSKIHSRLRSNPSSFVRFNEIYSEAEEEDEEEQTMENGKQMYDDLPKNSQPVAVPIEDGTLIEPPVSVDAANRNDSKETTAT